One Ricinus communis isolate WT05 ecotype wild-type chromosome 7, ASM1957865v1, whole genome shotgun sequence genomic region harbors:
- the LOC8263542 gene encoding UDP-rhamnose/UDP-galactose transporter 4, with protein sequence MSSPSKADRKAALDAASWMFNVVTSVGIILVNKALMATYGFSFATTLTGLHFATTTLLTFVLRWLGYIQASHLPVSELLKFVLFANFSIVGMNVSLMWNSVGFYQIAKLSMIPVSCFLEVVLDNVRYSRDTKLSITVVLLGVAVCTVTDVSVNTKGFIAAVVAVWSTSLQQYYVHFLQRRYSLGSFNLLGHTAPAQAASLLVVGPFLDYWLTHKRVDAYAYSFTSVLFIVLSCSIAVGTNLSQFICIGRFTAVSFQVLGHMKTILVLILGFIFFGKEGLNVQVIVGMIIAVVGMIWYGNASSKPGGKERRSLSMNGNKAQKHDGLSKSSEVDDKV encoded by the exons ATGTCTTCACCAAGCAAAGCTGATAGGAAGGCAGCACTTGATGCAGCCTCATGGATGTTCAATGTTGTCACTTCTGTGGGAATAATCCTTGTCAATAAAGCATTGATGGCTACCTATGGTTTTAGTTTTG CTACAACGTTAACAGGCCTGCATTTTGCCACGACCACCTTGTTAACTTTTGTTCTTAGGTGGCTGGGATATATCCAGGCATCTCATCTACCGGTTTCTGAGCTTCTGaagtttgttttatttgcTAACTTCTCTATTGTTGGAATGAATGTGAGTTTAATGTGGAATTCAGTCGGATTTTATCAG ATTGCAAAGTTGAGTATGATCCCAGTATCTTGTTTTCTGGAAGTTGTCTTGGACAATGTTCGGTATTCAAGGGACACAAAGCTTAGCATAACAGTAGTCCTCCTTGGTGTTGCAGTCTGTACTGTTACAGATGTGAGTGTCAATACCAAAGGATTTATAGCTGCAGTAGTGGCAGTTTGGAGCACTTCCTTGCAGCAATAT TATGTACATTTTCTTCAAAGGAGATATTCTCTAGGATCTTTCAACTTATTGGGGCACACTGCTCCAGCACAAGCTGCATCTCTGCTGGTAGTAGGGCCCTTTTTGGACTATTGGTTGACACATAAAAGAGTTGATGCCTATGCGTATAGTTTCACATCTGTG TTGTTCATAGTCCTCTCATGCAGCATCGCAGTAGGGACAAACCTTAGCCAATTTATCTGCATTGGCCGATTTACTGCTGTGTCATTCCAAGTACTCGGTCATATGAAGACAATTCTCGTCCTGATTTTAGGATTCATTTTCTTCGGGAAAGAAGGTCTTAATGTTCAAGTAATTGTAGGCATGATCATTGCAGTAGTTGGAATGATCTGGTATGGTAATGCCTCATCCAAGCCGGGAGGGAAGGAGCGCCGCAGTCTTTCAATGAACGGCAATAAAGCACAAAAACATGATGGGTTATCAAAATCCTCTGAGGTTGATGATAAGGTCTGA
- the LOC125370624 gene encoding uncharacterized protein LOC125370624, with translation MADSDNPTNRTSNGDPFLLQGFDHPGMVLIDEDCFGSKMKLGFVNGKIPIPDEESLEFETWTRVNYMVTSWILNSISKEIVDGFLYTTTAKELWDEIAERYGESNGPLLYQLQREISSDEFACLLPLPACSCGASKAVSDLHSMNRLMQFLMGLNDCYNNTKNQILVMEPLPSVNRAYSMMLNVEKQKEVHINFNEHIEGTGLMVKTQGSSQENPFFSKVLSKKDKEKQQCEHCKQKGHLKESCFKLHGYPDWFKELKDQQKKGTLKATTNMVDSPLDYDSEGKEEGKKNRQDDIASLVQQEIQRLMKRKVLTEGNFMNLAMMDGYAGPSD, from the exons ATGGCTGATAGTGATAACCCAACTAATAGAACCAGTAATGGAGATCCTTTTCTCCTTCAAGGTTTTGATCATCCTGGTATGGTTCTG ATCGATGAAGATTGCTTTGGGAGCAAAATGAAGCTGGGATTTGTTAATGGGAAGATTCCTATCCCTGATGAAGAAAGTCTTGAATTTGAAACTTGGACCAGAGTTAACTACATGGTAACCTCCTGGATCTTAAACTCCATTTCTAAAGAGATagttgatggttttctctatACAACTACTGCAAAGGAGCTATGGGATGAGATAGCAGAGCGCTATGGAGAAAGTAATGGGCCTCTCCTATATCAACTTCAAAGAGAAATTTCCTCA GATGAATTTGCTTGTTTATTGCCCTTGCCAGCTTGTTCTTGTGGTGCATCAAAGGCTGTATCTGATCTGCACTCCATGAATAGGCTGATGCAATTTCTGATGGGTTTAAATGATTGCTATAATAATACCAAGAATCAGATCTTGGTCATGGAACCTCTTCCCTCTGTTAATCGTGCATACTCTATGATGCTTAATGTGGAAAAGCAGAAGGAGGTTCACATCAATTTCAATGAGCATATAGAAGGAACTGGTTTGATGGTTAAGACTCAAGGAAGTTCTCAGGAAAACCCTTTCTTTTCCAAGGTTCTTAGCAAGaaggataaagaaaaacaacagtGTGAGCATTGCAAACAGAAGGGTCACTTAAAGGAATCTTGTTTCAAACTTCATGGCTATCCAGATTGGTTCAAAGAGCTAAAAGaccaacaaaagaaaggaacacTGAAGGCTACAACTAACATGGTTGATAGTCCTTTAGACTATGATTCTGAAGGAAAGgaggaaggaaagaagaaCAGGCAAGATGACATTGCAAGTCTGGTTCAGCAAGAAATTCAAAGGCTGATGAAAAGGAAAGTACTCACAGAAGGTAATTTCATGAATCTTGCTATGATGGATGGCTATGCAG GACCTTCAGACTAA